In Azospirillum baldaniorum, one DNA window encodes the following:
- a CDS encoding ABC transporter ATP-binding protein, which produces MSGIRIKNLRKSFGTYTALHGIDLQVPNGTLLALLGPSGCGKSTTLQLLAGFEAPTEGEIWADDVLLSSARGVLPPEKRGISLVFQNYAVWPHKTVAENVAFGLAIRRLPKAEIAERLDRTLRTVRLEALRDRYPSELSGGQQQRVALARALAVEPRILLLDEPLSNLDAHLREEMRFEIRQVHDLLGLTTVYVTHDQSEALVTADRIAVMKSGHLQQLGSPEDIFERPSNAFVATFIGANNELAGTSEGNGAIRVGSHVLTAPDRSGAAHGGTVSLCVRPSQVRLFGAEETGLPAEGCNVLSGTVQRSAYLGEYRDVLVDLGGGRTLRAFIPPAQSFAPGSVVTALLPIGSCQILGPAA; this is translated from the coding sequence ATGAGCGGGATCCGCATCAAGAACCTCCGCAAGTCCTTCGGCACCTACACCGCGCTGCACGGCATCGACCTGCAGGTCCCCAACGGCACGCTGCTGGCCCTGCTGGGCCCGTCCGGCTGCGGCAAGTCCACGACCCTCCAGCTCCTTGCCGGGTTCGAGGCGCCGACGGAGGGGGAGATCTGGGCCGACGACGTGCTGCTGTCCTCGGCGCGCGGGGTGCTGCCGCCGGAGAAGCGCGGCATCTCCCTGGTGTTCCAGAACTACGCGGTGTGGCCGCACAAGACGGTGGCGGAGAATGTGGCCTTCGGCCTCGCCATCCGCCGCCTGCCCAAGGCGGAGATCGCCGAGCGGCTGGACCGCACGCTGCGCACCGTCCGGCTGGAGGCGCTGCGTGACCGCTACCCGTCGGAGCTGTCGGGCGGCCAGCAGCAGCGCGTGGCGCTGGCCCGCGCGCTGGCGGTGGAGCCGCGCATCCTCCTGCTCGACGAGCCGCTGTCCAACCTGGACGCCCATCTGCGCGAGGAGATGCGGTTCGAGATCCGGCAGGTCCACGACCTGCTGGGGCTGACCACCGTCTACGTCACCCACGACCAGTCGGAGGCGCTGGTCACCGCCGACCGCATCGCCGTCATGAAGTCGGGCCACCTCCAGCAACTCGGCTCGCCGGAGGACATCTTCGAGCGGCCGTCCAACGCCTTCGTCGCCACCTTCATCGGCGCCAACAACGAACTGGCCGGGACCAGCGAGGGCAACGGCGCCATCCGCGTCGGCAGCCATGTGCTGACCGCCCCCGACCGCAGCGGGGCGGCGCATGGCGGGACGGTGTCGCTGTGCGTGCGGCCCTCCCAGGTCCGGCTGTTCGGCGCCGAGGAGACGGGACTGCCGGCCGAGGGCTGCAACGTGCTGTCCGGCACGGTCCAGCGCTCCGCCTATCTGGGCGAATACCGCGACGTGCTGGTGGATCTGGGGGGCGGGCGGACGCTGCGCGCCTTCATTCCGCCCGCTCAGAGCTTCGCTCCGGGCAGCGTGGTGACGGCGCTGCTTCCCATCGGCTCCTGCCAGATCCTCGGGCCAGCGGCCTGA
- a CDS encoding tetratricopeptide repeat-containing sulfotransferase family protein, giving the protein MPTTPDDLPSGAPDVAALERRLRAAPDDLAATQELAGLLFQAGRAVDAEPHARNAVRLAPEDARSHTLMALVLADTHRPQAAEFHYRRALALAPPDAATVANLAWSLTRQGRLEEARRTYRRAAALHPSIALTWHGWAQTEEAARDLPAARRLVDRARRLDPGHRGADTFAAALLARQGEEERALAVLDASAARHGGPDPDALLEAGRILDRLSRHDEAFAAFAAGKALLRQAGRRYGEEEAVDLIARLAAFFVAPRLRLMPRPATPAAGPQPVFIAGAPRSGTTLVEQILSSHPTIAAGDELPSLGAVVRALPQTLGSPLGYPEALSELWMGDQRDGLERLRNAYLRQARKLVPVKPGHTLFTDKMPFNETHLGLIALMFPSAPVVHVLRHPLDVVLSMMGTNLTHGFHCANDVETAARHVLLVFDLVEHYRREMPLRYLPLRYEDLVREPEPAVRRLLGFLGLGFDRRCLRFEENRRHARTPSHAQVAEKLYSRSIDRHRAYRTHLKPAIPILEPVILGLGYSL; this is encoded by the coding sequence ATGCCGACCACGCCCGACGACCTTCCGAGCGGCGCCCCCGACGTCGCGGCGCTGGAGCGGCGGTTGCGGGCCGCTCCCGACGATCTCGCGGCGACGCAGGAGTTGGCGGGGCTGCTGTTCCAGGCCGGCCGCGCGGTTGACGCCGAGCCTCACGCCCGCAACGCGGTCCGGCTGGCGCCGGAGGACGCGCGCTCCCACACGCTGATGGCGCTGGTGCTGGCCGACACCCACCGGCCCCAGGCCGCCGAGTTCCATTACCGCCGGGCGCTGGCCCTGGCGCCGCCGGACGCCGCGACGGTCGCCAACCTTGCCTGGAGCCTGACCCGGCAGGGCCGGCTGGAAGAGGCGCGGCGGACCTACCGCCGGGCCGCGGCGCTGCATCCGTCCATCGCCCTGACGTGGCACGGCTGGGCGCAGACCGAGGAGGCCGCCCGCGATCTTCCCGCCGCGCGACGGCTGGTGGACCGCGCCCGGCGGCTCGACCCTGGCCACCGTGGCGCCGACACCTTCGCGGCGGCTCTGCTGGCCCGGCAAGGAGAGGAAGAGAGGGCGCTTGCCGTTCTGGACGCCTCGGCCGCCCGCCATGGCGGCCCCGACCCCGACGCGCTGCTTGAGGCGGGGCGCATCCTCGACCGGCTGAGCCGGCACGACGAGGCCTTCGCTGCCTTCGCCGCCGGCAAGGCGCTGCTGCGGCAGGCCGGGCGCCGCTACGGCGAGGAGGAGGCGGTGGACCTCATCGCGCGCCTCGCCGCCTTCTTCGTGGCGCCGCGCCTGCGCCTGATGCCGCGGCCCGCCACGCCCGCCGCCGGACCGCAGCCGGTCTTCATCGCGGGCGCCCCGCGCTCCGGCACCACGCTGGTCGAGCAGATCCTGTCCAGCCATCCGACCATCGCCGCGGGGGACGAACTGCCTTCGCTCGGCGCGGTGGTCCGGGCGCTGCCACAGACGCTGGGCAGCCCGCTCGGCTATCCGGAAGCGCTGTCGGAGCTGTGGATGGGCGACCAGCGCGACGGGCTGGAGCGGCTGCGCAACGCCTACCTGCGCCAAGCCCGCAAGCTGGTTCCGGTCAAGCCCGGCCACACGCTGTTCACCGACAAGATGCCTTTCAACGAGACGCATCTCGGTTTGATCGCGCTGATGTTCCCCTCGGCACCGGTGGTGCATGTGCTGCGCCATCCGCTGGACGTCGTGCTGTCGATGATGGGCACCAACCTGACCCACGGCTTCCATTGCGCCAACGATGTCGAGACCGCGGCGCGCCATGTCCTTCTGGTGTTCGATCTGGTGGAGCATTACCGGCGGGAGATGCCGCTGCGCTACCTGCCGCTGCGCTACGAGGATCTGGTGCGGGAGCCGGAGCCGGCGGTGCGGCGCTTGCTGGGCTTCCTCGGGCTGGGCTTCGACCGGCGCTGCCTGCGCTTCGAAGAGAACCGGCGCCACGCCCGCACGCCCAGCCACGCCCAGGTCGCGGAAAAGCTCTACAGCCGCTCCATCGACCGTCACCGCGCCTACAGGACCCATCTGAAGCCGGCGATCCCGATCCTGGAGCCGGTCATTCTCGGGCTGGGCTACAGCCTGTAG
- a CDS encoding enoyl-CoA hydratase yields MTIATTGEADALPEILTERRGAVQWVIFNRPKARNAITPWMEDRLIEICREVDADPAVKALVLTGAAGDKPAFMAGADLSCLQSVKTPEDYTILEDRAETAAMALEAVRVPTIAALAGACVGEGALLAACCDVRIATPSVRFGFPIARTVGNCLSIKNLARLAAILGTARTKEMIFSARLLTADDLAGAGALRGVVPDDDLTERTQELAEELAGLAPLTLWTTREALRRWRDHGLPADGDADLLRLCYLSADYQEGIAAFLEKRRPVWVGQ; encoded by the coding sequence ATGACCATCGCCACGACTGGCGAGGCCGACGCCTTGCCCGAAATCCTGACCGAGCGGCGCGGAGCCGTCCAGTGGGTGATCTTCAACCGGCCCAAGGCGCGCAACGCCATCACCCCCTGGATGGAGGACCGGCTGATCGAAATCTGCCGGGAGGTCGACGCGGACCCGGCGGTGAAGGCCCTGGTGCTGACCGGTGCGGCCGGCGACAAGCCCGCCTTCATGGCCGGCGCCGACCTGTCCTGCCTGCAGAGTGTCAAGACGCCGGAGGACTACACGATCCTGGAGGACCGCGCGGAGACCGCGGCGATGGCGCTGGAGGCGGTGCGCGTTCCAACCATCGCCGCCCTGGCCGGCGCCTGCGTGGGGGAGGGGGCTCTGCTCGCCGCCTGCTGCGACGTGCGCATCGCCACGCCGTCGGTGCGCTTCGGCTTTCCCATCGCCCGCACGGTCGGCAACTGTCTGAGCATCAAGAACCTTGCCCGGCTGGCCGCCATCCTCGGCACCGCGCGGACCAAGGAGATGATCTTCAGCGCCCGCCTGCTGACCGCCGACGACTTGGCCGGCGCCGGCGCCCTGCGCGGCGTCGTGCCGGACGACGACCTCACCGAGCGCACCCAGGAGTTGGCCGAGGAGCTGGCGGGCCTCGCTCCGCTGACCCTGTGGACGACGCGTGAGGCCCTGCGGCGCTGGCGCGACCATGGGCTGCCGGCGGACGGCGACGCCGACCTGCTCCGCCTCTGCTACCTCTCCGCCGATTATCAGGAGGGCATCGCGGCCTTCCTGGAGAAGCGCCGCCCGGTCTGGGTGGGGCAGTAG